The genome window aaattactaaatccTAGCATACAATCGCAACTTAAAATCTGAGTAACGACAAGATCATATTTCTTTTGCGTCCGttttacgttttgtaaaataGGAGAGTTTAAAATCGTCCTGCATTGTTCAGCTTCGTTGGTACACACAAAACGTATAAATCTGTACACAGAATAATCTTTAGTATAGTGGATGGACATATTATTTGTTAAACTGTGAACAACTCCTTCTAGACTCCTTTGGTTATACCTAACAAATTTTAGATAATTACCactgaatttaataaattattgcgGTTACCTCGCAGGAACTTCTTCAGATGGAAAGTGTGTGGCTATATCAACATTGTGTCCTTTTTCTGCAAGTCGTTTTAAGAGACGTTCACCCATTGCGACATGACTTTTCCCAGGATaagtaaaaattgcaaaaatgtttgCTTCTTGTGACACTGCCACTGTGAAAATAAGAATTGAACACGGCAGCATCAAGTAACGCATTGTAGATAAAATTCGTATCTTAAATGAAAAGGAACTACGAGTAGCTTCTCGAATAAGCGTAAACTAGTAGTGTAGTTTGAAAGAAAAtacttaattgtttatttaaattgggGAAATAAAGTAAATTATGCAATATATTCTTAGATTTTACTGTATACTCGTACCtatttaaaagttaaaaaaaaaattaaaatagataacttacaaatttacatgaaataagttagttttaaaatgaaaacgcATAATTTAGACTAAAAATACTACCTGTTCatccatatttttaattacataacatttttgttttataatacaaaaatttccgataatattgcggaatctggaaaagtgcctcGAATGCTTGCaacgtttccacgttgaatggcaagggaaatcctctcgaaaaggaatttctttgattttgaatcgcctgattccgcgataactcggtttccgatgacattaatgaaatcgatggcttctttgcaccaagggcctaaggtttcaaattctaaacctttaaacacgtagtttgacgaaatgattgaactacaTTCTATTTGcaatgtttgcgtttgcaataataattacctattttaaatatgtatatattataaatacatacagtgagtttttttaagactggccatagggttttacatgctaatttttcaaccccctgttaacttttgttccgataaaaatattcaaaccatttttggaacaaagttggaagattttttaaactatcggatagattacgatttaatatcccaaactgtcgaaaaagttgtgaaaaatagttatttttatattaagtgcgtgaagagagggttttttgtgcatgaaaaggtcttttacgccgagacgaaggtcgaggcagtataagcctttgaatgcacaaaaacatcttcacgcacgaaatataaacaatattttttctataattgattcaaaaaattgaaattaaaaattcaaatttttgaaggaactctgaagtttcaatgcagtgaccatgttgctaggtaactaataaaatacagtgcgtgaagtgaaacacagaaatagtcgtgtgcgtgaaatcgcatttcacacactgttttgtatggtttctatggtttcgatcttactaacaatgcaaaaagaaatacacgttagaaaatgacccacttcaggcaccgataactatgcgtgaatttcaattttttgaatcaataatagaaaaatattttttagggcgccgaaataatagtacgtcgagcggccgccacagtagcgccattgtcggctcaaccagcacctgactaTCTCCAAttttggacgctttcggcgcgctaaaaaatatttttttcacaactttttcgacagtttgggatattgaattgtaatctatccgatagtttaaaaaatgttccaaCTTTgatccaaaaatggtttgaatattttcatgggAACAAAacttaacagggggttgaaaaattagcatgtaaaaccctatggccagtcttaaaaaaaactcactgtatattacATATCTATATTAAAGCCAAACTGAGGGAGATAAAGGAACAATgtgtgtatacagggtgatttataaTAGATGTAAAAAACTTTGACATCGTGTTTACGAagtcattttaagaaaaaaatgttataggaATATAGAtcctattttgtttatttacagaACTAATCAGATTTAATAATCTTTTGGCCATAgcaaaataactttttgaaggatacATAAAGATTCCGACAATAATTGCTCTCTTTGATAATGATACTATCCACATTGAAAACGAACGCATACTTAATAATAagtgattatttttcaaacttcaTTCAAAGAAATGTTAACGGTTATTTAACTAAAACGCAtgttttgtattgtttttttgtgtttgtatAATTTAGTTTGCATTTTTATCTATACCTCACTCCacacagaaaattttcaaaatttaaataataactatGCATGAGTCGTATGACGTATGACTAAGCACCTTACGGGAAACAGAAGATATGACAAATGAGTTATCCCAAGCGACAAATAAAGTCCGGCTTAAATCAACaaacagaaaacaaaaataatgacaaatcTAGTGATATTTactttgaaataatatttccagatgaaaatttctggaaagaaaaaatgaaggAGCAATAACTATCAATATTTCTTTATAAGTGAAgttttccaaaaataattaatctgaaatataaaaaaaaaacaattgaagtCTTGAGGAACTACTTATCTACTGAGTAGTATTTTGTACACTTATACTTATTGCTATCAGTTTATACAGGgtataacaaaaataagtgcatttattttaattggtaATAATACTCATCAATcacaacaacttttctaaataaaatttcttcgaATTTACAAAACTGAATTGCCAGTTAGTTGTCCTCTCTTTATTTTGACGTGACGTTCACGTtgaatgcaattttataaatctgaaCAGGAATCATgaatgatgaataaaaaggtctcactttcgtttgttttttttacctccttgttttatttctttattaaatgtagggaaaaaaattatttacaaaagttgttgtaattgatgagtactattaccagttaaaataaatgcacttatttttgttaaaccctatatttatgtattgtatacttaagaattaaatttataaatatttatgtaggtactgtttaatttttgaatttaagtgaattaaagttgaatttttgtaTCATTTATCTtgaatctatttttttttcaaattcattaTAGATTTCATAGAGATTTCGCTAAACttggtttttgttttacaatgtAGTTTCGAAGCATTTTTCCGCCTATTCTCAATGTTGAAGCATGCGTCGAAAGCGTTCTGCCTGGAAATTAGGCAATATGTGTATGAACTGAGGAAAAGTGGCTGCTCTaattcgaaaatttaataGCTGGAAACTTGCGAATTTCGTTAAAATCATACAAAACTTCTTCGAGAGCATGATCTTCGAATTTGAGTTCCTGCCCGTGGTTCACAACCACCAGACAATGTCGAGTCATTTGCAATTTggtgaaaaaaatgtcgatTAAGAAATCAACGATTGGCGATATGTTTTATGTataatactaataataatcgatGAAACAAATTGACTCACAAGTTGTGGGAACAAAGTCTTCACGGTATTGAGAAAGAAATTCCAAGTGGATTGCCTATGATTTTATATTTGTGTCCGAATTAATGTTACAAACTTAAAATCATCCCTGagtttattaatacatattgcTATAATTACCAAGAAGATTTTTAAGATCGAAAGGTTAGATAAACTGTCCGCTTAAACcttaaaaatatacatttctCACATACCTACCACAATATATTAATCGTCTAAATACTGTATAGAGCAAAATTATTACGtaacagaagaaaaaaaatccaaagatGAAGATGAGTCCAACATCGATCAAATAATATTGATACCAAGGTAAATCAGCTGCTGGACTCCGTATATGAGGCGCCGCTTTATGTCTTAGCACGTACTCTATCCAGTAGACTGCAGTGTCAAGAGGTGACATGGGTCGGTCTTTAAAAACACGAGAAATTCGTTTGGTATTTTGTTTATAACTGCAATATAATAAAGGACAGTCAACAATTGATGGATCACTTATCAAGAGCTACTTACGTTGGATCCTCTAGTATTTTTTTGGTTACTGTCAAAATGGTGTTCTTGTTTATGTCATCGTAAACAAGTTTTACAGCCACACCCATCTTCTCAGCATTGCGAATATTCTTCTCTTGATCGGCGAAAAAAGGAATACCTAAACGAGGAACATTGCAATAGATAGCTTCTTGGGCACCTAATAGACCTCCAtgcgaaataaataatttaatatttggaTGACCtagaatattttaatgaattaaGAATATTCCTCTTGTTgtattttgtacataaaatATCTAGTTGTGGCATCCACTTTTCGAAATGAATATTGTCAGGTACCGATAAAGTTTTGGGAAGTTTTTCTACGTCAGCTTTCCATAGTATCTTGTACGGTAACTCTGCAAAAGCATCAAACATTGCCTGAAGTTTTTCCACATCGAAAGTTTCTGTCATTATCATCGACCCCatcgataaataaattatacctTTCTTCTCGGTGGTAACCAAAGCTTCGAAATACTGAAATTAGATTACAAAATGAGCAATATTTTTATGATATCACAAGTACTCAACCTCTGACAGTGGTTTAGGATCTCGTATGTGAAGTCCTCCAATTTCCAAAAAGTTTATTACGGCTGGTCTGACATCATTCATACTAAAATGACTGTTGACTAAAAGAAGACTTGTTCTTTTAGTTAAACTTTCTAAACTAGGAAGACTTGTTCCAAAAAATTCTCTTGCTACCTCGTTGGATTTCTTCGAGCCCAGAAAATAATATCTTGTAAAACACTTTTTCtcagatatttatttaatagaaTTTAATTGTACTTACAAAAACTTgcatttaaataacaaaatcgtATTTTCAATCCTCTCGTTAAAATTCATATTGGAAGATGACCACGAGAAATAATTTGGGATGTAAGACGGGTTGTCGGAACTTCCAATTCTGTCATTAGCCCAGGGTAAATTTATACTGGTGACGAGGGAAACTAATGATGCATTAAAGATTTCAGTAAAACCTACCATGCAATCAGAaccaaaaatatgagtaattATTAGATCGTACTTTTTTTGGGACTGTCTTATATTCTGTAGGACAGGGTTGTCCAGGATTTTTTGGCATGCGTCAGTTCCAGCTGTTCGCATCATATAATATATAATTTCAGAAGTTGAATaatctttaaaataatttatagacAGATTATTTGCGAAAGTGGGTAAAGTTCCTTTCACACTCAGTTGATTGTATCTAAAAACGCAATTGTAGCGACATTAAATCACTTATGTACTTTGTTTACCTGGGAGGTGCTTCTTCAGATGGAAAATGTGTTACTACGTCAATGTAATGTCCTTTCTCTGCAAGTCGTTTTAATAATCTTTCGGCCATAGTGAAATGACTTTTTGAAGGATACACAAAGATTCCAACAATATTTTCTCCCTTGGATAATGATACTAGATAACTTAAAAACGTTGCTAGTAGTATTAAAGAACGCataattataaatgattattGTTCTTCAAACTACAGTTGAAACAAATATTGACGGTTTAACTAAATACTGCGTCTGGACTTGCGTAAGCATTTTTTagtttacatatttatctaTGTTAAACACATTcagtttaaataataattgtgtatgaccaaggcggtctctattttatcaggccaggacactggctgtgttgccaaatttcttagtgggccattccacagtatcctgagtttcaaaaatattggcactCCATAGAAAGGCGAttcattcaaaaatgttgCGTACCCAATTGCAAGTCAGATTGTGCTTCAAGCAAGTCTTCCTACGTTACCGTTTTCAAATTCCCATCGAAGAAGATTAGAATGCATGAATAAACTGGCGCGTTAAGAGTCCGTCACAGCTCCCAAATTcgcattttgcaatttacgTCGTTATTACTCAatcaaagtaaaaattgttttaacaaaaaaggtATTAAAAAATGACGTCCATTTGGcaaagtacttttttttggtgtagtacaaaaaaaaggattttttctttagaagtaattatttttaaataaaattactaaCTTTGctaaatgtattaattatttttaggaATTTTCAGTGCCATACAAAATGATTTATCTCTACATTATTAGAGAAAAATGACAAATGCTATTCGTACGAATTTTTTTGCGTATAGTGCTGCCCCTGTAGCACTTGCGTCGTGCAAGTGCACTATCGAAGTTCGGATACAAACCGTTTTAAGGAAGCGACGTCTAGAGGGTAGTTCGGGTAGTTTCATGTATTTTGACTTGGACACGTGTTTTGAACGTGCATGCTGTAAAATTGGAGCTGGAGGGCCGACATCTGATACTGTTTCAATGGATAACAGAAATACAGAGTACGAGAATGGCAATTTTCGCCAGGCTACCTATTAGTATAGAACTTGATTGGAATCTTTGATTGAATTTGCTGAATTAAGTGCAATTTGTCACTTATCAGTttattactttaataattagttttaatgtttcataataataataattattattatgtaacaaaataatacactgataattttttaaaatattaattaggaGTAATTAACATTAGGGGCCGGTTTTTCAATCGATGATAAACATTCTGATCAGCTAATCATTAATTcttgattaatttcaaattaatcatGGATAGTGTTTTTCAAACCAAAATTCAATAATTACGATTAACTATACTAAATAATGTGAGAAGTCCCACGCCAAAAATATGAACTAATGGACATTTATGGTAAcgacttaaaaaatttaaagtaggAACATACAAAACTTTATTTGACATTCACTTTTCTGTTGCAAATCGAAACTTTTATTAgctcaaaatttttatttttaatgaaattacactgtcacatttgacatgagacttcttacattatttagaatataatttttgttaaaaatgatttcttaGGTAAGTAAATGTATTAAACATGTAGGATTTAATTTTGTAGTTTATTATTCTATGCTAATGGTTTTAGGTACTGTtctaatcaaaaattttcaataaatcggcaatgtcacttttgacattaatCATCAAATTCCGATTAATTCATAGAACATCGTATGATTAGGTTAATCAAGAATAAacatgaactttttttttaatcaggtTGAAAAACggtaatcaaaaattaatcaacaaTTGAAAAACCAGGCCTTAGAGATAGATCTAAATTAGTGAGACGATCAAAATGTGGTTTCCCACGATAGGATTTTGGGAAAAACCTAATATAATCATAAACTACCTGAATGCTGTAAATAGAACGCCAGACGGGCAGACAATAAGACACGCAGATAGACAGTTgtattatgtaaattttaaaaatcagacagGATATTGTTAAAATTGGTAGCCTGTGAGCAATGCACCCTTTGACTTCAGACTTTGCTCTGTGCCTGCGCCACACCCTCAATCTAGGACCCCAAATCTTGGCtccaattttatatttagatATTCTTACCACAATAATTTTATAGAAGGTTAGAGCCAATTGCTCTATtgtaggaaaaaaaatgtgaaaacccAAAGTGGCGGCAATTTGAGAAGGTGTAAAAGAAATCGGCCACTTGGACATCTGGACGTCGGCTTCTTTGCATTTTTGACCTATTTTTAGAAGTACCTAGACATCCAAAACAGAGATGAATGTAAATGTGTTTGCCACATTGGCtactaaaatataaatatggtGCAACTGCAATTTTAAGTTAGTCTTTCTGCTGACCTAGCTGCCTCCACTAGTTTAGATAGTATTTTTCAAAGTGTTGAGTGAGTTTTTAGTTGTTCgctgttttttaatttgcgtGTTTCAACAATGGGGAATCGaaagaattataaaaaaagtcCATATACATCATCCCGTCGTCGTAATCGTAGAATAGCTCAACTGAACAGGTAAGAAATATTAGAAACCAattactcatttttttttatttggtattacTTTAAATATTAGGTAAATTCGGTTGAAAAGACATGAAATATACATTCCGGATACCTTTTCAGATTTAAACGTACATTGACCATTGAACCTGTCCATGAATTAGAAAATGAAGAACCTTTATTATTTGCTGATTCTGATATTGTGAGCACAAATCATTCCAATGATTTGAACACTCCAGATGAAAGCAATAACGCTGAGTATGTTTccctttttcttttatttttgcaaaataataaaatgagttCCATGTAGGACACATCATCCAGAAGAACCTCATTGCAGTTCAACGCAATTAATAGTTGCCAAATCTAAAAATGATAAAGATGATATTCCATCACAAAAGTTTATCATTGAAGGCAGACGTTTGGTAGCACTCGATTACTTTTTAGAGCAAATATTATCTTGTAAAAGTCACGGGGCGTGTGACTGCAATATAACCGATATGATTGTTATTAAGGAAAATATAATTGGTTTAAAGAGCATAATAActctaaaatgtaaaatgtgtaACATTTTAATGGACATATCTACTGATTATAAAGATGGTACACAACTGAAAGTGAATAATGCAGCGGCTTTGGGAATAATATCATCTGGCATCGGATATTCGACTGCTAATGAATTGATGTCCGTATTAAATGTACCTTTTATGGCCTATGGTACTTTTAACAGCTGTCAAGATAGTGTGGGCAATGCAattcataaacttttttgGAAACAAATAGAGCAAAATGGTAAAGAGGAAGCTAGATTGGCAAGAATACATGGAGAAGTCGATTCTGATGGAACACCTACAATAACCGTAATTGCTGACGGGGCCTGGTCAAAGAGGTCATATAATGTTAACTATAACGCCTTATCGGGAGTTGTAAGTATTCATATTTTGGCGTCAATCATTgttcaatttatttatatttttatattgtttctCACTATTTAATTCTCATTTCACctttattaatt of Tenebrio molitor chromosome 6, icTenMoli1.1, whole genome shotgun sequence contains these proteins:
- the LOC138132520 gene encoding UDP-glucosyltransferase 2-like, whose amino-acid sequence is MRSLILLATFLSYLVSLSKGENIVGIFVYPSKSHFTMAERLLKRLAEKGHYIDVVTHFPSEEAPPRYNQLSVKGTLPTFANNLSINYFKDYSTSEIIYYMMRTAGTDACQKILDNPVLQNIRQSQKKYDLIITHIFGSDCMVGFTEIFNASLVSLVTSINLPWANDRIGSSDNPSYIPNYFSWSSSNMNFNERIENTILLFKCKFLYYFLGSKKSNEVAREFFGTSLPSLESLTKRTSLLLVNSHFSMNDVRPAVINFLEIGGLHIRDPKPLSEYFEALVTTEKKGIIYLSMGSMIMTETFDVEKLQAMFDAFAELPYKILWKADVEKLPKTLSVPDNIHFEKWMPQLDILCHPNIKLFISHGGLLGAQEAIYCNVPRLGIPFFADQEKNIRNAEKMGVAVKLVYDDINKNTILTVTKKILEDPTYKQNTKRISRVFKDRPMSPLDTAVYWIEYVLRHKAAPHIRSPAADLPWYQYYLIDVGLIFIFGFFFFCYVIILLYTVFRRLIYCGRYVRNVYF